A window of Nitrospirota bacterium contains these coding sequences:
- a CDS encoding helix-turn-helix transcriptional regulator has protein sequence MDVKRLIGLRIRELRRSNGISQERLAEKAGISSKYLSSIERGKENPTLDTFIRLSGALNIEISEVFNFSHEGRSAKDLKTLIAGLTKDSDKDRLKLTAKIIKAIYL, from the coding sequence ATGGATGTTAAAAGACTTATAGGACTGCGTATAAGAGAACTCAGACGTTCCAATGGCATATCGCAGGAAAGGCTTGCAGAAAAAGCAGGCATAAGCTCAAAATATTTAAGTAGTATAGAGCGAGGGAAAGAAAATCCTACGCTTGATACTTTTATAAGATTATCTGGCGCTTTGAATATAGAGATTTCAGAGGTGTTTAATTTCTCTCATGAAGGTCGGTCTGCAAAAGACTTAAAGACACTTATTGCCGGACTGACTAAGGACAGCGATAAAGACAGGCTTAAGCTCACCGCTAAAATAATAAAGGCGATATATTTATGA